One stretch of Harmonia axyridis chromosome 1, icHarAxyr1.1, whole genome shotgun sequence DNA includes these proteins:
- the LOC123679076 gene encoding uncharacterized protein LOC123679076, whose product MSKNVENKTASRSILNKNEDLSNSTSGTEKSSSESTHSLKCPFVPYSRSSAKLRIDSLSSSSGSSVRSKDHHYITLVQPRSASCSFKPIESDEAVEPEENLEYTEKLGKEMGVKTASRKTDEEMVGRCYSTSANEIPIAILPIEKPLEVTTAQRQQRSCNLKDTNKVKMLSGPRMTTSDSFISINRKYLQDNERKLPPTEADVKSWENPSSSSKPTLVLVQNKSNGESEQTSTITPVSIFENDKYKTCTDSNSHEDEVLDSMKFARKKSTSGKVDFKKGIELKNSSLLSIPSTVCRICHTNTVNERLLSPCYCKGSLAYVHLSCLERWLNQSSRSYCELCLYQYNAVETLRYGFLEGIRLWVRHPRNRNHVRSDCLIAFLLTLVTLGLVVICFIGMDYFMIEGIKLGLSRMWTKSFIVSFLGVIMMGYVVTMYLIVKDQFVPWYTWWKNTLNIRLLLSPTVMQTQRI is encoded by the coding sequence ATGTCTAAAAATGTGGAGAACAAAACAGCCTCTAGATCCATCCTCAACAAGAACGAAGACCTTTCAAATTCCACCAGTGGAACAGAAAAATCCTCAAGCGAATCCACTCACTCTTTAAAATGCCCTTTCGTTCCTTACTCAAGAAGTTCCGCTAAATTAAGGATTGACTCGCTCAGTTCCTCCTCTGGATCATCTGTCCGATCGAAAGATCACCACTACATCACTCTGGTGCAACCCAGATCAGCTTCATGCTCTTTCAAACCCATCGAGTCTGATGAAGCAGTGGAACCGGAAGAGAACTTGGAATACACTGAGAAGCTGGGTAAAGAAATGGGTGTCAAGACGGCGTCTAGAAAAACCGATGAAGAGATGGTGGGTAGATGTTATTCCACCTCAGCGAACGAAATACCAATCGCAATATTGCCAATTGAAAAACCTTTGGAAGTAACAACAGCACAAAGACAGCAACGATCCTGTAACCTGAAGGATACCAATAAGGTGAAAATGCTGTCAGGACCAAGAATGACAACTTCAGATTCCTTCATTTCAATCAACAGGAAGTATCTCCAGGATAACGAGAGGAAGCTTCCTCCGACGGAAGCAGATGTGAAGTCTTGGGAAAATCCAAGTTCGTCCAGCAAACCTACACTAGTCTTGGTTCAAAACAAATCGAACGGAGAATCAGAACAGACGTCCACTATTACGCCAGTCAGCATCTTCGAAAACGACAAATATAAAACGTGCACCGATTCCAATTCTCACGAAGACGAAGTCTTAGACTCCATGAAATTCGCTAGGAAGAAATCGACGTCTGGAAAGGTTGACTTCAAGAAGGGTATAGAGTTGAAGAACAGTTCATTATTGTCCATACCCTCGACGGTATGCAGAATCTGCCACACTAATACGGTGAATGAGAGGCTGTTGTCCCCCTGTTATTGCAAGGGGAGTCTCGCTTACGTGCATTTATCCTGCTTGGAACGATGGCTGAACCAATCCAGTCGAAGTTATTGCGAACTCTGTCTCTACCAGTATAACGCAGTCGAGACCTTAAGATACGGATTCTTGGAAGGCATTAGACTGTGGGTTCGACACCCTCGCAACAGGAATCACGTGAGGTCCGACTGTCTAATCGCCTTCCTCTTGACCCTGGTGACTTTAGGGCTGGTGGTGATATGTTTTATCGGCATGGATTACTTCATGATCGAAGGCATCAAGTTGGGACTTTCCAGGATGTGGACGAAGAGCTTCATCGTGTCTTTTTTGGGTGTTATAATGATGGGTTATGTGGTCACCATGTATCTGATTGTGAAGGATCAGTTCGTGCCTTGGTATACGTGGTGGAAGAACACGCTGAATATCCGGCTTCTTTTGAGTCCTACGGTGATGCAGACGCAAAGGATATAA